The DNA segment AGATGGGTACGAACTCTACAAAAAATACGTGATCGAAAAAACGGAGGTGACGGCAGAACTAGAAATGATCTAAGTCGAAAACCTCTCGAACGAGGGCGCGTTGTAAACGCAATTCTCAACTACCGCATTTAATAGGTTAGCCTCAAAACGGTTTTCGATCGCCATTGGTGAAAGGCGAATAACGTGCGTTACCTTGAAGTCCGCGAACGGAAGGTCATGGAGAAACTGGCACTCCATCCAGTTTTCAATTTCCGAGTTTGAAGCACTTTTGACAGAACTGACAATAGAGTTTTCCCATTCACGCACGCCACTCTCACCCCGCTGAGCTTGCTCAAACGCCAGAAGAAGCTTTTGTTTCCAGATCTTCAAATCTGACACTTCGATTGGTGGCGACTTCGCATTCGCGATCGATTCAAGCCCAAAAAGTCCCGCGGTGCCAATAGCACCCAAGACGGACGCTGATTTTTGAAGTAGGTCTCGCCTCGTCATTAGCTTTCACACTATACTATTTCAAGATGTTAAACAAAGTGTACCGCCTTACAGCTGTCTCAAAGCGAATCGCTTTAATCTCGGCCATGTGGCTTGGTGCAAGCGGATGCGCATCACCTAGCGAAAAGGTCGAGCTTTCTGAAAAATGGCGGACCTTTCTTCCAAGAAACATGTTCGTTCGGTCCCCGAATCTTTATAAAACTATTGAAACCCGCGTGCGCCAAAACGACGCGGTGTCAAAATGTGCTGTTGGTCAATGTTCGGATTTATTGAAAGACGGCCGGTACGTCGTTGAACGATTTGGATTTCGCACGATGAAGGTCATCGAAAATACGTATCCGATTTATTCCGCGACCTATTTCGTCAAGGATAGAGGACGTATCGATTCCGATACAAGCAACAAGCCTCAGCCCAAGCCTCAGCGGCCAACCGTCGTAATTGCTGGCGACAGCAATACATGGGGAGAAGGTCATAATTTTGAAGACACGTTCATTGGTCTTTTGGCACGTCGATTTCCAAACATAGATTTCGTGAATCTTTCGCACTGTCCATTTCAAGAAGAGTGCGTCATACCCGAAAAAATCAGACTTGACCAAGACTCAGGTCCTGCACTTTTAATTCTTCCGATGTTTGACTCGACAACCGCTGAAAACCGAAAAAGATTGATACGCCTTTCGGAGGCATTGCCGCCAATTGCGAGACTTGTCGATTTTGAAAAATTCGAATTCGATCGGATCACGAATGGCAGGCACGTCGACTACCCCACGCGCCTACTTTCGAAATTTGGCCATGCACTTGTGGCTGATGAACTGGCGGAAATTATTTCTTCAACATTAAAGTGAGCGCCGTCGCGTCACCGTTGTACCAATGTGCATTTACAACTCCCGCTATGGAAAGTTCGCGAAGGATCCAATAGACACGGGCATCGCCTGGCCCATTTCCCACCACTATAACTCTTGATTTCCCGCGCGAAGGATCTCGGACAAATTCCATTATTGGAGCCACATTAAGCTTGATATCAGTTAGCTGAGATAGTTTTACGCTCCAACTGAATTTAGTCAGTTTATCGTCCGGCGTGCCTTCTCCATACTCGAATGGAAATGCGTTCGGCAGTGGGACCTTTGCCGCTTCCGCCCGCGACCGAATGTCCAAAATTAGGTAGGGACCTTTCGAAACGATTGATGCATTTTCTTTGGTTAATTCAGAGTAGCGAAAGTGAAACTTCGGTATTTCAGCTTCCTTGAAATTCGATTCGCCTCTTCGCTCGACTCTGATCAGCACGGCATCCGTGGCTACAATCTTTAGATCGGCAAAATCTGCTGCTACGATTCCGAGTTGCGACCAAACGGTTGGTTTGATTTTTGCGTAATCTAACTCAATCAGCTCCTTAATTTCGAATCTCCCCAGGCGCTCGACATAGTGCTCTGCGTCCTCATCGCCATAGTACAGCACTTCGACGAGGCTCCCCGTTTCAAAGCATCGTCGGCTTCCATAACTGAACAACAAGCCGCCTTTTTGAGATTCAATCTTCTGCTTTAGACCCACAGAAAGAATCGGAAACCCGGTCTCGACGGGGGTGCCGCCGCGATTGCACGGGGTTGTCTTAGGTTTTATAGGAAAACCCGCATTCTTCGAAAACGAGGCAATCTGAGACGCACTAACTGGAACCTGCGGATCCAAAACCATATGAGCCCAATGCCCGAAAGCTGCTCTCCGCGCCGGTTTTGTTAGGACCTGACTTACAGATAATAATGTAGACTCCCCTGCTTGCTGAACTCTGACTGCAGCCTCTCCGTCTCGACCAGCCTGCTCAGGACCTTTTTCCTGGCTGAAAATACGCCAACCGATTACACCAACTGCGCTCGCAATGAGTACCGCTAACCCGATGTCTAATATTTTAAATTTCACTAGAGCCCCGCCTCCTGAATAATTTGATCGATTGGTCTACAGCAACCAATCAAGTCTGGTCTATCGTATGGATTCAAGTGGATCGAAAGAACTATCCTCGAAGTCGATCCAAAGTTGTACACAGAATGCATTCGGCCAGTATCAAACCAATGCAACCGTCCGTCGGCAGGAATTTGAAACCGTTGCCCCTCAACCTCCCAACTGACATCATCGTTGGTCGCGAGCACAGTGTGTAGGCGAATCTGTTGATAATATGGAAGATCGACATGAGACGCCACGACGCCTGATGGGAGGAGCTCAAAAAGTCGAATTTTCGTAACCGGGGATTTAAACAAAGACCGGATAACTTTAACTAAGCCCGGCGCTACGTCGTTGGTTGCCGAAAAGTCGCGGTCGACATCCGTCGACTCGATTGAATAGCCTCTTTCTCCTTTTACTGTAGGTCCAACAGCGGTCGAGTCAAATCGGCCATCAGAACCGTAATATTTAGCTGCGTCGTGCGTCGGATCTTCGGCACCTGGACGAAAGGTCAGTCCAACGCCGCGGTAGGTTCGTCGGCGTTTCCCTGTTTTCGAATCAATAATGATCGGTTCGAATAGTTCTTCACTGATCACCTTCGTAGCGAGGTCGGCAAGCAAATCAGAAGGTAGTTGGTATATTTCAGGCAGCTTCAAATAAAGCTGGTCGCACTTCGGCCAAGTAGTCTGTGGAGCGTAATAATGAGCAACCTCAGGCCAAGTTCCGACGGTGCTACCGATTACTTTTTGTCGATCAATTGCCATCTGCCTTAAATAATATGTCATGACGCTTGAATGGCAAACATCTTATGCTTTTGTTTTGAATATTCTTAATCCGCGAGGTCGATCGTCGAAATGAGCCGTTTCATTCGAAAGCTGGTTATCACATATCATCTTAACTGGAGCAGCACAGTTACGCTGTTTTCTGGGATTGCGCTGATCGGATTCATCACGTCGCCTACCGTGATATTGATTTTTGTTCTTGGTGCGGTATCGACTATTTTCCCAGAAATACGGCGCCTCAGTCTTTTTGCGGCATGTCTCGTTAATATTTTTTTGATGAACTCGTACTTAAGAAGCTTCGACATTGGGCCTCTTCATTTAGTTCCCTTTTTTATCTTTAATAGCGCGTTCATACTGCTGTTCGACAAATTCGCGGCGCTCCGGCGCCACTACTTTCTGTTGATGTTTGCGCTGATCATGATTATCGGTCTTATTCAAGGCTCACTCGGTAAACTGGGAATCTCAAACAGAGATGCCATTCTCGCCTCTACACCGATCGTCGCCAATATCTGGGCGTACATGAACTATATAAAGCTTCCGATCCGTTCGCTGACGTTCATCGAACGCGTGGTGTGGCTGCGGCCGTTTTGGTATCGATGGGTTATTCCATATGGAAGCAACCGAGAGATTTCCGATGCGATTGACGGTCCCGTGACCGTGAATGTCGCGGATATCACGCGGGCCCTTCGAATTCTCGCTTTAATTACAATCGGGATGTTTTTTTTCGAAAACCTCGTTTTTGAGAAAAACGAGGTTTTTCCGAGGGTCGATTGGATTCCACATCTCTTAAATTACCCGTTGGTTTATCGGGATGGTTATGCCGCAGCCATCGAAGCCGCCGGCACCGCGACTCAGCTTCAACGCTCCCTTTACTATCTCGCCGTTCAGTCTGCAGCTACAGTCCAGTTTCTTTTTATCATTGCTCTTTACTCGACGGCCGCAATAACAACTGCACGTTTTGCCGGATTCAAAATTGATCTTCACGTCAGAGATTTCTGGAATGCCAAAAACTTCGGTGATTTTTATTTTCGGACCAACCACCACTTTTCTTTGTTGATTCGAAACCATCTTCTTCCCAAGTTGTCGCGAATCAAAGTTCCACTACTTTGGGATTCAATGAGGCAGGCTTTGGTTGTCGCAGCAGGAGTATTCGTCGTCAGCAGTTTGTCGATGTATGTTGGTCGGGGGCTGTTTTTGGGCGGGAATATTCACTTTGAAGATAGGCTGGCTACCTACTTTTCCAATTATCATTATTCTACCCTGACCGCTTTGGTTTGCGCGGTGCACGTTTTCATTCGGAAAAAGAGCCTGGCACCATCAGGAAGGGTGCTTGCGTTGATCTGGCGAGTCGGACGACCGTGCCTCTATTTTTTGGTTTTTCAGTTCACCTTGATTTTCGGGTTTCACTTTTTAAAGACGACCCCCGAGACTAAGCTTCAATTTGCAGCCGATATCCTTAAACTGTTTCAGTTTGATACATATTTTTAATGCTTCTCCCCCTTTTTCGTAGACGCAAGAAAGAATAAAATAGAAAATTTTAATAATGAACTATTTTGAAGTCGAACCCAATGCCAATCCATTCAAAGTTATATATGTGAATGCGTCCAATCGCTGCAACATGGCTTGTCACAATTGCATTATTCCGAATCGGACTGCTCCCGATCTCGACCATCTGAAATTCGAAAGCTTTCTACGACAACTTCCTTCGCGAGTGGAAATCCGTCTTTTCGGCGGGGAACCGACTCTTAATCCTCATCTGCCCGAGATTATTCATTCCACGAGAGAGCTGGGGCACTCTTGCACTTTGGTAACTAACGGCCTGAAACTTGCGGACTTTTCCTACTGCGAAACGCTTCACAAGGCGGGCCTTAGAGAAGTCAGTTTTTCAATGAATGGAGGAACCGACCGAGAGCTTTACAAGAAAATTGATAATCTTGATTGCCTCGACCGAAAACTTCAAGCGGTTGAGAATGCCGTAAAACTTAGAATGCGACTACGACTTGGATCGATTCTCATGAAGGGCCACAACGATCAGGTCCCAAAAATGCTTTTTGAACTGGCTAAGAAGTTTGATGTTCCGACGACTTTAAATTTCAGAAACGTCGCTCAGCTTGGCCGATATACTTTAGAAAAAAATGAAAACTTTGAGTTCGTAGAGATGGTAAGGCACATTTGTAATCAGCTCGGATACGATTTTGAAAATGCGATGAAGAGCAATGTCATAAATGCGCTCGAACAGGAACGGATTGTCCTTTTCTCGGAACGCGAAAAAACAAAGCTGTTGGGACACAAACATGACATTTGGATCAAAGTTACTGATTGGTCGCCTCCTGGCGCGAATATTCCGGATCCGGACAGCAACCGGCGTGGGCGCATGACGCAAGACTTCCGAATTGCACTTTTCTTCGAGCACATTAAGAAAAATGAGAACATCTATTGAAATTTGTTTTTGATGCCGATCCTGAGGACTTCTGTCCTATTTCTGACATTGCAGACCGACGCGCGGTTACCGAGGATGCGGCGCGGATTAAATTCATTGCTGAGAATGGTCGGTTTTTGTTCGATCGAGCTTCGATTTCTGAACTCACCCACCTAATAGAAACTAACGGTCC comes from the Deltaproteobacteria bacterium genome and includes:
- a CDS encoding radical SAM protein; this translates as MNYFEVEPNANPFKVIYVNASNRCNMACHNCIIPNRTAPDLDHLKFESFLRQLPSRVEIRLFGGEPTLNPHLPEIIHSTRELGHSCTLVTNGLKLADFSYCETLHKAGLREVSFSMNGGTDRELYKKIDNLDCLDRKLQAVENAVKLRMRLRLGSILMKGHNDQVPKMLFELAKKFDVPTTLNFRNVAQLGRYTLEKNENFEFVEMVRHICNQLGYDFENAMKSNVINALEQERIVLFSEREKTKLLGHKHDIWIKVTDWSPPGANIPDPDSNRRGRMTQDFRIALFFEHIKKNENIY
- a CDS encoding aspartyl/asparaginyl beta-hydroxylase domain-containing protein → MTYYLRQMAIDRQKVIGSTVGTWPEVAHYYAPQTTWPKCDQLYLKLPEIYQLPSDLLADLATKVISEELFEPIIIDSKTGKRRRTYRGVGLTFRPGAEDPTHDAAKYYGSDGRFDSTAVGPTVKGERGYSIESTDVDRDFSATNDVAPGLVKVIRSLFKSPVTKIRLFELLPSGVVASHVDLPYYQQIRLHTVLATNDDVSWEVEGQRFQIPADGRLHWFDTGRMHSVYNFGSTSRIVLSIHLNPYDRPDLIGCCRPIDQIIQEAGL